The following coding sequences are from one Dermacentor silvarum isolate Dsil-2018 chromosome 4, BIME_Dsil_1.4, whole genome shotgun sequence window:
- the LOC119449871 gene encoding phosphatidylinositol 4-kinase alpha produces the protein MAVSYSDRKFFFTAVQHLARSLACMRPTPPDKLDNLLRLCPQESSPQGTFRIDQRGQEAVIATGIYFLESGFQYKDKIVPYFLKLLRGLSKAVWLDEIKLNDQERIPVCERFAFCLGTLLSDVAYLCEDLREEIITAQIDFLAVLVSICKSFADAQTPRGSTGKVTLCRAIVPLLIGTARALGRAKASSPPLFCEIFPQPAKVVPSTEDAPRPRSNSNTGNTLPKRRTFNNFRPIIPRSLSELSQLTHNRNKSCPEYDDDECSRRSSLQSQSSASYDPTTYFFSKHGSSYSQMHGTPRIQNPLMLSISKLQTILGLAKKILAKDLLQFLDNQAVEVYSTGQLRLFPYKSFNEVLNLVMLMLLQELLCHQTGHPAPFTKDVQEFVKVLFLNGQTELQSKNHDACEKEDRESNYATANRFKLNVQANAACVDLLVWATTDENGAETLCGFLYDKINTPCNVKLALGHMPLLLVCLEGFGKLAEKFPNIAQTSISTLRDFLVNSSPILTKLHYQNSNSASRTGGAGAAGIGIAESSQASHKTGTLTTSMVAYEKLRDTAIENLCRALRVGLQQDPECVQAFLASVSIRLYQAENKDLEPSLVATNTILALGHVAVTLKDTPKTTKSILQFFQQKFCQPASPLDSLIIDQLGCMVIAKVDHTVYEEIMKMFTMITVESSSAYNVGSVEDRKQGYRHVSLAVINALANVAASLQGEEDQLELLGTLLELFVQLGLEGRRASEKQAALKASSSAGNLGVLIPVIAVLIRRLPPVIDPKPRLHKLFWDFWLYSVVMGFTSESGLWPREWYDGVREIAAKSPLLVSKEHLRSVLQYNSAIRNDTVSLGELQELKNQILKQLKTEHSQDVSAVVNKLNFSQCTYLLSVLRLETLRVQNLHGENSFQNMVKYMEFSTIQKDKAGMWQCIMAVADKVFMVLLDVMSNKPRKKERDEELEKHATFLLLKFNHPQKQIRRVADKYLSALVDTFPHLLWSGKVLWTMLNILHVLAKSLELDSNELISELPVPGTSYVLTLTDTMEARESIVQDFAARCQGIVQEAVKWAPIITRSHLEEYLACYSYTADGLTQHSGVALAIESVLQFAGLNNYSAPLPSSTLDKWPTCVKNNCSEFVCSMGLRCRFAGEITGLLMGAEDAEEMHKELSARLLSQLKQSWEKKDERMHKECIFRVCALLIHCSGTDRALLHALCWSPVELFTEEAVRGTVSCWQWLLAARPDLELPFLQEMSAAWHMTVDKKIGLFSEDPPQTDPSAAHEEVVLEPKPPFVQPHTIWVRFLAERIETAKYSSLDQVEIFAHILHRSFSVNIGQDKNHCCRHVAAVGTQFRLLTAGLSLLQGDVLPHGIGKSVLRERIYSAALDYFCGPQMCPTQQGADLRDDINVLVKFWLAVHADKKYLKATTISDIWETSTQSNLSVIMNPDLRGSTEVLQSRSTPTGWINTVPLSSNMSTISRRSSAGRGSAIKDASTEVFVRDYLKKRNLILGLLAVEIEFLITWYNPLSTWERSVTGEDAIATWRSQPVIDRSMKDVARLSWETSPCLAIYVPCRFKTSDTIRAEVSRLVQQNPTAVCHLPEALQYLTTPESVLGDHLDLNHMLTWARVSPIKALAYFSRQFPPHPITAQYAVRVLSSFPPDTVLFYIPQIMQAVRYDAMGYVTEFIKTAASKSQLLAHQMIWNMKTNMYLDEEGTQQDPDLYEHFDHIMRHIVSFLSGPAKQFYEREFDFFQKITAISGEIRVFPKGAERKKACLTELSKIVVQPGCYLPSNPEAVVIDIDYKSGTPMQSAAKAPFLARFKVCRCGIKELETRAMSVSQTGRPQLSTGNEYWQAAIFKVGDDVRQDMLALQVISLFKNVFNQVGLDLYLFPYRVVATAPGCGVIECVPNAKSRDQLGRQTDIGMYEYFIKKYGDESTTAFREARRNFIKSMAAYSVVGFLLQIKDRHNGNIMLDTDGHIIHIDFGFMFESSPGGNLGFEPDIKLTDEMVMIMGGKMEAAPFRWFMELCVRAYLAVRPYREDIVTLVSLMLDTGLPCFRGQTIKLLRSRFAPLAAEKEAAAYMQKIIRDSFLNFRTRTYDMIQYYQNQIPY, from the coding sequence ATGGCGGTTTCCTACAGCGACCGTAAGTTTTTCTTCACCGCTGTGCAGCACTTGGCTCGATCTCTTGCCTGCATGAGGCCGACGCCCCCCGACAAGCTTGATAATTTGCTGCGTCTGTGCCCGCAAGAATCGTCACCGCAGGGAACATTTCGAATTGACCAACGTGGACAGGAAGCTGTCATTGCTACGGGTATCTACTTTCTCGAATCGGGCTTCCAGTACAAGGACAAGATCGTACCTTATTTCCTCAAACTGCTTCGCGGACTTAGCAAAGCTGTATGGTTGGATGAAATTAAGCTGAACGATCAAGAACGCATCCCCGTCTGTGAGCGCTTCGCGTTTTGCCTGGGAACTCTGTTGAGTGACGTCGCCTACCTTTGCGAAGACCTGCGCGAAGAGATAATCACAGCGCAGATTGACTTCTTGGCGGTGCTTGTGAGCATCTGCAAGAGTTTTGCAGACGCGCAGACGCCGCGTGGTAGCACGGGAAAAGTAACCCTATGCCGTGCCATTGTACCCTTGCTCATCGGAACGGCACGGGCGCTCGGCAGAGCAAAGGCTTCGTCGCCGCCTCTCTTCTGCGAAATATTCCCGCAGCCAGCGAAAGTGGTGCCTTCGACTGAAGATGCACCGCGGCCTCGAAGTAACAGCAATACAGGGAACACGCTGCCAAAACGGCGTACGTTCAACAACTTCCGGCCGATTATTCCACGGTCATTGTCCGAATTAAGCCAACTCACGCACAACAGGAACAAGTCCTGTCCCGAATATGACGATGACGAATGTTCGAGAAGATCGTCACTTCAGAGTCAGTCGTCTGCAAGTTACGATCCTACAACATATTTTTTTAGCAAGCACGGATCCAGCTACTCACAAATGCATGGGACACCAAGGATTCAGAACCCACTCATGCTTTCCATCAGCAAGCTGCAAACCATTCTTGGGCTTGCGAAGAAGATCCTTGCAAAAGATCTTCTGCAATTTCTGGATAACCAAGCAGTAGAAGTGTACAGCACTGGGCAGTTAAGGCTGTTTCCATACAAGTCATTCAATGAGGTGCTGAACTTGGTGATGCTGATGTTGCTCCAAGAGCTGTTGTGCCACCAGACGGGTCATCCAGCACCCTTTACTAAAGATGTCCAGGAGTTTGTAAAAGTGCTTTTCTTGAATGGACAGACAGAACTGCAGAGCAAAAATCATGATGCCTGTGAAAAGGAAGACAGAGAATCTAACTATGCAACTGCCAACCGGTTCAAATTGAATGTGCAAGCTAATGCAGCCTGTGTTGATTTGTTGGTGTGGGCTACTACTGATGAAAATGGAGCCGAGACCTTGTGTGGATTTCTGTATGATAAAATCAACACCCCATGTAATGTCAAGCTGGCTCTAGGCCACATGCCCTTGTTGCTCGTTTGTCTGGAGGGATTTGGCAAGCTAGCCGAGAAGTTCCCCAACATTGCTCAGACGAGCATATCAACACTGCGGGACTTCTTGGTCAACTCGTCTCCCATTCTGACAAAGCTCCACTACCAGAACAGCAACTCTGCCTCAAGAACTGGAGGAGCAGGAGCAGCTGGCATTGGCATCGCAGAGTCATCACAGGCAAGCCACAAGACAGGGACACTGACTACTTCTATGGTGGCATATGAGAAGCTTCGTGACACAGCTATTGAAAACTTATGCAGGGCGCTGCGGGTGGGTCTGCAGCAAGACCCCGAGTGTGTTCAGGCCTTTCTCGCATCAGTGTCCATCCGGCTGTATCAAGCAGAGAACAAAGACCTTGAGCCTAGTCTTGTAGCCACCAACACTATCCTCGCTCTCGGTCATGTTGCAGTAACGCTGAAAGATACCCCAAAAACAACAAAGTCTATTCTTCAATTCTTCCAGCAAAAGTTCTGCCAGCCTGCATCTCCCCTCGACTCGCTCATCATCGATCAGCTGGGCTGCATGGTGATTGCGAAGGTTGACCACACTGTTTACGAGGAAATCATGAAGATGTTTACTATGATCACTGTGGAGTCCAGCTCAGCGTACAACGTGGGCAGCGTCGAGGACAGAAAGCAAGGCTACCGTCATGTCTCCCTAGCAGTGATAAATGCTTTAGCCAATGTAGCAGCAAGCCTGCAAGGTGAAGAGGATCAGCTGGAACTTTTGGGGACTTTGCTAGAACTGTTTGTACAGTTGGGGTTGGAGGGCCGCAGGGCCAGTGAGAAACAGGCAGCGCTTAAGGCCTCCAGCAGTGCTGGAAACCTAGGAGTCCTCATTCCAGTGATCGCAGTGCTCATTCGGCGCCTTCCCCCAGTCATTGATCCCAAGCCTAGGCTTCATAAATTATTTTGGGACTTCTGGCTGTACTCTGTGGTCATGGGATTTACATCAGAGTCAGGTTTATGGCCGCGAGAATGGTACGATGGTGTTCGCGAGATTGCTGCAAAGTCCCCACTTTTAGTCTCCAAAGAGCACTTGCGTTCAGTACTGCAGTACAACTCGGCGATTCGAAATGATACAGTCTCACTTGGTGAACTGCAAGAGTTGAAGAACCAGATCTTGAAGCAACTCAAGACTGAGCACTCGCAGGATGTAAGTGCTGTCGTGAACAAGCTGAATTTTTCTCAGTGCACCTACTTGCTGTCTGTGCTAAGGCTGGAAACTCTGCGAGTGCAAAACCTGCATGGGGAAAACAGCTTCCAAAACATGGTGAAATATATGGAGTTCTCAACAATACAGAAAGATAAAGCAGGAATGTGGCAGTGCATCATGGCTGTTGCTGACAAGgtttttatggttctgttagatGTGATGTCTAACAAGCCCAGGAAGAAGGAGAGGGATGAGGAACTGGAGAAACATGCTACATTTTTGCTCTTGAAGTTCAATCATCCGCAAAAACAAATCAGACGTGTTGCCGACAAGTACCTTTCTGCACTTGTAGATACATTTCCTCATCTGCTTTGGAGTGGAAAGGTACTGTGGACAATGCTCAACATTCTCCATGTTCTGGCCAAATCACTTGAACTAGATTCAAATGAACTGATTTCAGAACTGCCAGTTCCTGGTACTTcgtacgtcctgaccctgacagaCACCATGGAAGCGAGGGAAAGCATTGTCCAAGACTTTGCTGCACGGTGCCAAGGCATTGTTCAAGAGGCCGTCAAGTGGGCCCCAATTATAACAAGATCACACCTGGAAGAATACTTGGCCTGTTACTCGTACACTGCAGACGGTCTCACACAACACAGCGGAGTTGCCTTGGCTATTGAGAGTGTCCTGCAGTTTGCTGGACTAAACAACTACTCTGCACCACTGCCATCATCGACCTTGGACAAATGGCCCACCTGTGTGAAGAACAACtgttcagaatttgtttgctcaATGGGCTTGCGATGCAGATTTGCAGGTGAGATCACAGGACTTCTGATGGGTGCAGAAGATGCTGAGGAGATGCACAAGGAACTCTCTGCACGGCTTCTGTCTCAGTTGAAGCAGAGCTGGGAAAAGAAAGATGAGCGCATGCACAAAGAATGCATCTTCCGCGTATGTGCACTTCTCATTCACTGTTCTGGTACCGACAGAGCTTTGCTTCATGCACTCTGTTGGTCCCCCGTGGAACTTTTCACAGAGGAGGCAGTGAGAGGCACAGTGTCATGTTGGCAGTGGCTTCTTGCTGCCAGGCCTGACCTAGAGCTTCCATTTCTCCAAGAAATGTCTGCTGCCTGGCACATGACAGTAGACAAAAAGATAGGCCTGTTTTCCGAAGACCCACCGCAGACAGATCCATCCGCTGCTCATGAGGAAGTGGTACTCGAACCAAAGCCACCATTTGTGCAGCCTCACACTATCTGGGTGCGGTTTCTAGCGGAGCGCATTGAAACAGCCAAGTACAGCAGCCTTGACCAAGTTGAAATTTTCGCTCATATTCTACACAGGTCTTTCTCCGTAAACATAGGCCAAGACAAGAACCACTGCTGCCGACATGTTGCTGCAGTTGGTACTCAATTCCGTTTGTTGACTGCTGGCCTGTCCTTGCTTCAAGGCGACGTCCTGCCCCATGGGATTGGGAAGAGTGTGCTCCGTGAACGCATCTATTCAGCAGCCCTTGATTACTTTTGTGGGCCTCAGATGTGCCCAACACAACAGGGTGCTGACCTACGTGATGACATCAACGTTCTTGTAAAGTTCTGGTTGGCAGTTCACGCTGACAAGAAGTACCTTAAAGCTACTACAATCTCCGACATTTGGGAAACGAGCACGCAGAGCAACCTTTCTGTGATCATGAATCCAGATCTCCGCGGAAGCACCGAAGTGCTCCAATCACGATCAACTCCAACTGGATGGATCAACACAGTACCCCTCAGCAGTAACATGTCAACAATATCCCGGAGGTCTTCAGCTGGAAGAGGCTCGGCAATAAAAGACGCATCTACGGAAGTCTTCGTAAGGGACTACCTAAAGAAGCGAAACCTTATTCTTGGTTTGCTGGCTGTGGAAATAGAGTTTCTCATCACTTGGTACAACCCACTCTCCACTTGGGAGCGCAGTGTCACTGGAGAAGATGCCATTGCCACTTGGCGAAGCCAGCCTGTCATTGACAGAAGCATGAAGGATGTAGCTCGGCTGTCCTGGGAGACCTCTCCGTGCCTGGCTATTTATGTCCCTTGCCGGTTCAAGACTTCAGACACTATTCGTGCAGAAGTGTCCCGCCTTGTGCAGCAAAACCCAACTGCGGTTTGTCATCTTCCCGAGGCACTGCAGTACCTCACAACACCTGAGAGTGTACTTGGTGACCATCTGGACCTAAACCACATGCTGACATGGGCACGAGTATCACCTATCAAGGCTCTTGCATACTTCTCAAGGCAATTCCCGCCACACCCAATTACCGCCCAGTACGCAGTCCGTGTGCTGTCATCCTTTCCTCCAGACACAGTGCTTTTTTACATACCTCAAATAATGCAAGCAGTCCGCTATGATGCAATGGGGTATGTCACAGAATTTATCAAGACAGCTGCCAGCAAATCTCAGCTCCTTGCACACCAAATGATCTGGAACATGAAGACCAACATGTATCTAGACGAAGAAGGAACACAGCAGGATCCAGACTTGTATGAGCACTTCGACCACATTATGCGTCATATTGTTAGCTTCCTGTCAGGGCCTGCAAAGCAGTTTTATGAAAGAGAATTTGACTTCTTCCAGAAGATTACTGCTATTTCAGGGGAGATCAGAGTGTTTCCTAAAGGTGCAGAACGCAAGAAAGCATGCCTCACTGAACTCTCCAAGATTGTTGTTCAGCCTGGCTGCTACTTACCATCAAATCCAGAGGCTGTTGTCATAGACATCGACTACAAGTCTGGCACCCCAATGCAGAGTGCGGCAAAAGCTCCATTCCTTGCACGCTTCAAAGTCTGTAGGTGTGGAATCAAAGAGCTAGAGACGAGGGCAATGAGCGTCTCACAAACAGGCAGGCCGCAACTGAGCACCGGCAATGAGTATTGGCAAGCTGCAATCTTCAAGGTTGGCGATGATGTGCGCCAAGATATGTTGGCTCTACAGGTGATCAGCCTATTCAAAAACGTATTCAACCAAGTTGGATTAGACCTGTACCTATTCCCATACAGAGTTGTAGCCACAGCACCTGGTTGTGGTGTGATTGAATGTGTTCCAAATGCAAAGTCTCGTGACCAGCTTGGCCGGCAAACAGACATTGGCATGTACGAGTATTTCATCAAGAAGTACGGTGACGAGTCAACAACAGCATTCAGAGAGGCCCGTCGAAACTTCATCAAAAGTATGGCTGCCTACAGCGTTGTTGGATTTCTTCTTCAGATCAAAGATCGTCACAATGGCAACATCATGCTGGATACAGATGGACACATCATCCACATTGACTTTGGCTTCATGTTTGAGAGCTCGCCAGGTGGAAACCTTGGCTTTGAGCCAGATATCAAGCTTACCGATGAAATGGTCATGATCATGGGTGGGAAGATGGAGGCAGCTCCCTTCCGTTGGTTCATGGAACTTTGCGTGCGGGCTTACCTGGCAGTGCGGCCATATCGTGAGGACATTGTCACCTTAGTCTCTCTAATGCTTGACACTGGTCTGCCCTGTTTTAGAGGACAAACAATCAAGCTTTTAAGGTCAAGGTTTGCACCACTTGCTGCCGAGAAGGAAGCAGCAGCGTACATGCAAAAGATTATCAGGGATTCGTTCCTGAACTTCAGGACACGCACTTATGACATGATCCAGTACTATCAAAACCAAATTCCATACTAA